Within the Pseudomonas putida genome, the region TCTGAACCATCACTGCTTCATGAGACGACGCCATGAGATTTTGATAACCGGTGAGCAGGTGTTCGGAAATCGTGAGCTGGCTGAAACATGGTTCACCAAGCCGGCGATCGGACTTGGCCGGCGTCTGCCGTGCATGCTGTTGAAAACCAAGAACGGTTATACGGAGCTGGCGGAGTTCCTCGTCCGGCTCGATTACGGTGTTTATTGATCGTCACCCGGCTTCTAAGTAGCACGCCTGCGTGCCCCGGGCTGATACTGTCGAGTATGATGCGAGGACGCGTCTTGTCATCGCCACCGCCCAGCAATCCTATCCACCCGAAGGTCACGACACACGAGGTGTCTATGAGGCAGATCAAGCAGGAACCCAAACCCTTGATGGCCGCCCGCTTTCAAGCAGAAGCACGCGAAGCCCTGGCCAAGCGCAGTAGCCAGGGTCGCTTTATTGATATTGCCGCCTCCAAAGACCGGAGTTGGGAGCCAGTAGGGCGTTTGGCTGGTTGAGTTTTCCGGGGGAAAAATGTTGCTTAGGCCCTCATGGGCAGATATGCCCACAGCCTTGGCGACGCTAACGCGAAATGTACAGGCAATCTATCACCCATGCAGCGCTCCGTACGCCTCGCTTCGGGCTGCATCCAGTACCCGCGCGGGGACGGTGGCGATCATATCCTTCGGCAACTGGCCTCCCAAGTAGCTATTGGTTGAGCCGAACCAGAGCGCCATAGCCCAGTCATGCTTGCTAGAGGCGAGTGTCGTGATAATGGCTGCCAATGGCGAAAGCGGACGGAAGCCGGAAGCGGGGTCAAAGGCGTAGAGAGGAAAGAACTCCTTGTCTTCATGAGCCAGCGAAAAGATGTTCCTCGCCCGCTTCCACGCCATGAGTTCAAGAGTGCATTGCTCCGTGCTCAGCTGAGCCATGACTGCGAACGCTTCGGCAGTCAAGAAGTCACCGCTGCTCAGGAGACGTACTTTGCCCTTTTCCAGCATGGCCGTTTCTCGGGAAAGGGTAGGGCGCATACACATGGATATCCGTCTGGTGATCAGTGGATGCCTTCCCCTCAGTTCTGCGATGTGATCCAAGGGTCCAACAATCTGTGCTGGGCTGGCAGGACCCCGCGTCGTAAGTCGGGATCGCCAGGTCGCTGTGGCAGGCTAGCTTAGTGCTTGAGTGGATGAGGCTATCCGGGAATTTTCTGTGCAGAAAGACTCGGTCATCAGCTTTTTCTTAAGTGGCCCATGAAAATCTTCATTTTTGGAGTTTTGCTCTATTTTTTCTTAACTTTCCTGCCCGGCATGCGCTGAGGTACACAGCGACGCTCGCCTGAGGTGGGACGACTCCGCGCCAGGTTTGATCCATCATTGAGGAATTGGACTGTCAGATGACCCCGGCTCGACCACGCCCTGCAGGCGTGCCAGTTGTTGCGCCTGCGCCCGCAGGAGGCGCTGGTCATGACGGTGGGCGAGGAGGTAAGACCTGGACTTCTCGCGGAGCAAGGTGATCTCACTCGCCATCATTTCTGCCTGCTGATGCGCCTGGTTCATCTGCAGCTTCTCGGCCGCCAAGTGCTGCTGCGCGGCATTCAACTCCCGCTCGAGCTGACGGAGCTGTTGCTGCTGGTAGCCCTCCGTGCTGGTCGAGCGTTCCAGGTCTCGGTACAGCTGTGTCAGTTCTTCCTGGCGGACAGCGAGTTGTTCACGCAATCCCCGCACCTCGGCTTGCAACTGACTCAACTGCTGATCATGCCGTTGCAGTTCTTCCTGGCGTTGCACCTGATGCTGCTGGCGAAAGTGCTCCAGCGATTCACGCGCCTGTTGGTGTTTGGTCTCGAGCGAGTGGATCGTCGTCGCTCGCTCCTCGAGCAGCTGGAGCTGCTGCCGGCACGCTTCTTCAAGACGCCGTCGCTCACCTTCGGTCAGTTGCAGTTGATCCGTCAGCTGCACTTCACGCAGACGCAACTGCCGATGGGCCTCTATTTCTGCGGTGTGTGCCACTTGCAACTGCTCGAAGCGCGCAGCCTCCACCGCGCGCTGCTGCTGGTAGGCCGCTTGTTGCCGCTCCAGGCGGGCGCGATCGGCGGCGACCGTGGCCTGCGCTTCGTTGGCCAAACGCTCAGCTAGACTTTGCAGCAGCGCCTGTAATTCTTCCGACAGGTTCACCTGTGGCGGATGGGGTTCTGCTACATCCAGCTCACGCAGGTAGCGAAGGATGGTGGTCTTCGAGCCCGTATGGCCGAGTTCCGCACGTACGGCCTCGATACTGGGTGACAGACCACGGGCGAGGAGGGCATCACGTGCTCGCTGCACGAGGGCTTTATTGATTCCGGCGCGGGCCATGCTGCTGCTCCCACTTTTTCGTACTGTTCAAACAGTATGGAAGTACACGCGTACAGATGCCCGATTCGGTACCAATAATCGGACAGACTGACGTTTGAGAAGCCAAGTTTCTCGCACGTGATAGCGCGTTTAGCGGTGATTTGCTGTTTTCGGGGGTACAGACGGAGGCCGTGGTGGACACTTCGCCCGATCGTTATCTCCAGGCCGCGCGTCGCGCCAGTACCGAGCGACGCTACGCTCAGGCCATCGCGCACTTCGAGACGGAGTGGGGTGGGTTGCTGCCCGCCTCCAGCGAAAGTGTCGTGCGCTACCTCACGCATTACGGCGACCAACTGACGAGCCGAACCCTGCGGGTGAACCTGGCCGCCTTGGCCCGCTGGCACCAGCAATTGGGCTTTACCGATCCCACCAAATCCTATCGGGTGCGCGATACGCTGAAGGGGATTCAGGCGCTGCATCCGCAGCCGGTGAAACAGGCCGAGGCCCTGGCGCTCCACGAGTTGGAGCTCTGCATCAATCAATTGGCTGAGGAGTTTGCGGATCCGCTGCCAGTGGTGAGGCTGCGTGCAGCCCGTGATCAGGCGCTCATCCTGCTCGGCTTTTGGCGGGCATTTCGCAGCGATGAATTGAGCCGGTTGCGCATCGAGCATATCCAGTGGCGGCAAGCGCAGGGCCTGGAGCTATTCTTGCCGAGCAGTAAGTCCGATCGCAGCAACCGCGGCCGTGTGGTCAAGGTGCCGGCCCTCAAGCGCTTATGCCCCGTCGCGGCCTATGAGGTGTGGTTGGAAGAGAGTGGGCTCACCGAGGGGGCGCTGTTTCGTTCCATCGACCGCTGGGGCCATATCGGGAAGCAGGCACTTAATGCAAACAGCCTCTCGCGGTTGTTGCGCCAGGTTTTTCTGCGCAGTGGCGTCGACCCTGAAGGGTATTCGGCCCACTCGCTGCGACGCGGCTTCGCCACTTGGGCGAGTGAAAATCAATGGAGCAGCAAAGCCTTGATGGACTATGTCGGATGGCGCGATGTGCAGACGGCTGCTCGGTATATCGAGAGCGACGCGCCGTTCGGGAAATGGCGCCGCTGACAAATCTACACGTTCACCCCGCGACGTGCGTTCGGGTGAATAAATGAGGACGTTCCGCTATGCATCATTGGTATGTGCGACCTGTTGTTGAAAGCGTGGTGTCGAAGAGTAGTTGGGGAGGCCGTGCAAGTATCTAAAGGACGATGTGCTACCGAATTCGATCAAAAACGCGCTCGGCTGCCAGGTGGTTGAAGCGTATTTGCAGCGCGTAGAGTAGTTATTGATATGTTCATCAGTATGGATGCCTCAGGATACGTGAACACTCCGCACGAGGCCTCAGATGTCACAGAAGCTGCTGAAAAGTAATTTCAAGTTCAAGGGTCGCGCAGATCAACGCTTGAATAGCATTACCACTGAACCGGATTTGATGTGTGCGTTTCTGATTTCCCGGATGCGCGGGGGTGTAGACGACCAATAACTCGCGATTGGTGGCGTCATACTTCACTTCAGAAATAGTTTGAACATGGGCAACAGTAAAATTCATTCAGTACAATGCCAGGCGCGGGAGGAAACCGCGTCTATAGCATCCCTCTCATCAGACAGCTGATAGTAAGGCCCCTCAAGGTATGGAAGGCCATCCCCGGAAGCCCTGTGGCAGATTGCATGGTGCGTTTGCTATTTGACAGACGCTGACCATCTGCGTCGTCTGCTCAGCGGGTGTTGGGGAAATTAGCAAGAGGGCCATAGCGCCGAACAGACATGCCAGCAATGCCAGAGTTTTTATTTTTGTTTTCATATCTTCGTCTCGTGAGAGCAAAAATTAGCTCCAAGATGAAGGGCGGTCCGTAGAATAGATCCTATCTTTTGATTGGAGCGGGCTTGGATCGCCTGACGGTTGACAGTGAAAGCTATTGCGCCATGACCGACCGGCGGTCAGTACCGCCGATCGCCTGCCGTGGGCAATGGTTGCTACCTAAAAATGACCGTAAAGATTTCGCTCGGTCAGATCATGAAAGCGTTTGGTCTTTATGCGCTGCTGATAATTCTTCTTTTTTCAATTTATCTAGCACCCAGCGCATCATCGACAAGGCGGTGTCGAATGCGATCGGGATCTGCTTTGGATTCGGCGTTTGCTGGAGCACTCTGGCCTGGGCCTCAATCATGATCCTGTCCTCTTCAAAGGCCATGCGTGCAATCGCAATCATGTCATCGGCCAGTTTCTCGCTACACCCAGCGAGTGCATGACGATTGGGCGCCCATGAAAAAAAGTAACGGGAATTATTCTCATTAGTGGGGGTAATTGCTTGGCAAGTTACGTCATGCGTGATGGGGGCGATACCCTGCGGTTGCTCTCCATTGAAGCTCTCAAGGGTTCCCCGGGGAAAGGCATACGAATTCATCACCATTACCCCAGGTGCCAAGTAATCATAGGCCGTGAAAATATCGACGGTCTCAGACTCGACCACCCCCTTAATGTGATTGGGTGTTGGTTGGGCGGGGAGCCATCGTTGAACCCTTACCCCTCGGTCGAGGCGGGATACCGTAGGCCGAACGTGTGCCCAGTCCTCGCTCATACCAAAGCTCTCAGGGTGGAGAAAATACAGATGGGAGAAGTCCAAGAGATTGTCGTTCACCAACAGGTAGTTAGCTTGATACTCGATACTCCCGGAGCGGAAAATCCAGTCTGGATGGTCATGACCTACTGCGGGCGGAATAAGCGCCGGGTCGGCTGCCTTCGGATCTCCGAGCCAAACCCAGACCCAGCTGTCGCGCTCAATGACTGGGAAGCTGCGCACGCATGCTTGCGCGGGGATAACATCTTGCCCGGGTATTTCGGTGCATTTGCCGGAGCTGTCGAACTTGAGGCCATGGTACATGCAGCGAACGCAATCTCCCTCCTTCCTGCCTATGGATAGGGGCGCCGAGCGGTGGCAGCAGCGATCCTGCAATGCGGCTATGGCCCCGTTGGCCATGCGGTAAAGCACGATAGGTTCATCAATGATTGTGCGCGCTACCAGCCCATCATTGATCTCATGGTCCCAGGCTGCAACATACCAGCATTCATGTAAATACATAAAATCCTCCGGCGACTCTGCTCTTTTTATTAGTATCGCCAGCTTATTGAGGCGGCAGCAGTCGTTCCATGCCCTGTTGGAGCGACTTTCGGCTGTATCCATCACTTTGGAGCGAACATGGACCTGCTAGGTGAAGTGCTTTTATCCTTGAAGGTGGAGAGCAACTCGGGCGGCATCTATACATTAGGAAACCCGTGGGGGCTCAGTGTCCCTGCCTTTCCGGTTGCCAGTGCTTACGCCTTGTTCTGCTTGGATGTACCGATGTGGCTCATGGCTTCAAACCAAGCTCCCGTGCGTCTGGAACCGGGTGATTCGGTGTTGTTGCTGCATGGGATTGCTTACCGGGTCGCGTCAAGTCCAGACAGTGACTGCGTCGATTTAATGGAGTATTGGCACGCCAACGAATTGCCGAAGCTGGTCGCCGGGAAGTCCCAGGCGGCGCCGATCAGTGGTCTAGAACTAGGGGAGGGTGAGAAGGTAGGGTGCATGATGATACTGGCATTCCTACTTCAAGCTGCGCAGAGCAATCCACTACTACATGCCCTCCCGAGTGTGATTCATCTAAAAGCCAGTACCAGCGGCATTTTTCCATCTATAGGGTCACTGGTGGAGTTTCTCGTTGAGGAAGAAACGGCTAGCCGCCCTGGATATGTGGCGACAGCGGCTCATATTTCGAACCTGATCATTTCCAGTTTCATCCGTGCATACGCATTATCCGCGCCGCAGGATCGCAGCGGCTGGTTGAAGGGGATTGCGGATCGCCGCATTCGCCAAGCATTGGCGGCCATGCACGCGCGTCCAGGCGACCCTTGGACCACTGATTCGTTGGCGGTTGAATCGAGTATGTCGCGGCACACTTTTGGGCGCCGTTTTACTCGTTTGGTCGGCCAATCTCCTATTGATTACCTTATTGACCTACGGATGCAGATTGCTGCGGAGCACCTGCGCGCTGGTAGACCAGTGGCACGTGTGGCTGAAGCCGTTGGTTACAATTCGGAGCGTGCATTCCGTGAGGTTTTTCGTAAGCGATTCGGGGTGTCTCCGCTGCGGTACAGCAAAGTAGAGGACTGACCTTCTCCTTTCTGAATCACCTGCCCTGAACCACGTAATGATGTGCTGATCGTCCGGTATCAGGTTGGCAGGGTGAAGAGGTTCCTTAACCCTGCCGAGGAAAAGTGGGCAGTCTGTACGGCTAGTCTGCTTGCCCCAGAATTGCACCGCCGTCAACGACGATTTCGCTCCCTGTCATGAATGATGAGGCTGCAGAGGCAAGTAACAGCGCTACGCCTTTGATCTCGGACGTTTTGGCGACTCTGTGCTGTGGATTCCCCGCTTCTAAAAGCTCACGCACTTCAGGAAGACCAGCATGGCCGTCAGCAATATTGGTAGCAAACGGCCCTGGGGCTATGGCATTCACCTGGATGTTGTATTTGGCCAGCTCAAGCGCCGCTTGACGCATCAGATGTGAGCCTGCGGCTTTAGCAGCCAGGTAGGGTGTCCCGACCCAGGCGACGCTTCGAAGGCTTGCGATTGAAGTGGTGACCACTATTTTTCCCGAACCTTGCGGTTTCATATACTTGGCAGACTCTTGTAGACAATGAAGTACACCATTTAGATTGATCGCCATTACGCGCTGCCAATTCAAGTGGTCGAGGTTCTCGAGTGCACCCTCCTTTAGCCGTTCCCCCTGGAGACCGAGAAATCCTGGTCCGGCATCGATCCCGGCGTTCGCAAACACAACGTCAAGCCTGCCGTAGTGATTGATCGTATTCTGAAATGCATTAGCGACGGATGCATGGTTGCTGACATCCACAATCTCTCCCCGTACTTCGAATCCTTGGCCTGTTAGCGAAGAGACGGTCTGGTCGAGAAGCTGAGCGTTTATGTCCATCAGAATCACTTTTGCGCCATTTTCGGCGAGTGCCTCCGCGCAGGCCAGCCCAATGCCACTCGCACCGCCAGTGACTACGCAGATCTGACCAGATACATCAAACAAACGTGAAGCAGTGCTCATGTTGACTCTCGCTTTTTTTAGGGGGAAGCGTTTCAAATAACGCGAATGCTTCTGCGTGACACCTATCGGATGGCGGTGCCTGGAACTGCCCATCACTGGCATTACGATTTATGAAACAAGCATCTGCATCTGAGTGAGGCACGCTATCTATGGATAGGTGCTCAAGGGGGTGCCATCTCCGTACGTTCGTTGCACAGGTGCTTGCTCTAGCAGCTAGATGGAATTCAATAGAATTTGATCGGCCTAATCAATCTAGTGCCTTACCGATGGTCGGAGAACAATAATAATGTCGAAAAATAAGCCTGATAGTTTGGCAAAAACTAATAACATAAGACCGGCATCGTCACTGCCTGCAGCAGCATTGCTGAGCATGGCGTTCGCTACATGGGGTATCAGCGCTCCCAGCAGTGCTGTGCAATTCCAAGTGGATGAGGTCGACGTCAATTGGACGAATACATTTAAGTATTCCCTCGGCACGCGATTGACCGACCCTACTGAAAAGAATCTCGCCAACCCTAACGCGGATGACCCTGATCAGAATTTTGAGCAAGGCTCGTTGATCATGAATCGCTTTGACTGGTTAAGTGAATTCAGCGCCCGATGGCAGAATATTGGATTGAATTTGAGTGGTGCGGCTTGGTACGACAATGTATATAATCAAAGTAATGATAATAAATCGCCTAGTTCATTCAATCCTTATTCAGTAGAACATGATCATTTTACTGAGCAGACAGAGAAGTGGGCCGGTAAGAAAATTGAACTAATGAACGCTTTCGTATCTGGCCAATTCACGCCGCTTGATGTGCCGGTGAGCATGCGTTTGGGTCAGCATACTTTAATCTGGGGTGAAAGTCTTTTTATCACAGATAATGGTGTCGCTGCGGGTATGGCGCCCGTGGACGCTTATAAAGCGCTGAGTGTACCGAATATCAAAGCTCAAGAAGTTTTTTTGCCAACGAATCAACTGTCACTGAGTGTTCTTCTTTCTGACAGTTGGGTCGTTGAGGGTTACTACCAGTTCGAGTGGGAGAAAACTCGGATCCCACCGGTGGGCAGTTATCTCTCCTCAGTCGATATTCTCGATGAAGGCGGCGAGCGCATTATTGCTGGAGCCGGGACCTTTTTCTATCGCGGTGCAGACAAGACGCCTGACGCCGCACAGTATGGCCTTTCGGTGCGTTGGCGACCGGTTGACCTGAACCTCGATATGGGCGTTTATGCGCTTCGTTATAACGATAAAACTCCACGAGTGAACACCATCCTGTCAGGCGGTTTCGATCCCGTAACCGGTTCAATCGGTGAATATTATCTGGATTATAAGGAGCATATTGATCTGTATGGAGTGAGTGCTAACATGTCGTTCGGTGCGCTCAATCTAGGTGGAGAAGTTTCTTATCGCAACGGTGTGGCGCTTCGGGCCGCCGGTGATGTACTTACTCCCGATGTGTTAGGCAATACATTGCACGCTCAGTTGTCAGCGGTGTGGGTGGGTAACGCAGGTGTGGCGTGGGATGGGGTCAGTATCGCAGCGGAGCTAGCGGGGCACAGACTTCTTGAAGTCACAAAAAACGAGCAGCAGCGTGACACCACCTTGGATGATTCAGCGTACGGGATTAGAGGCGTTACAACCTTCAAGTACTTTCAAGTTCTACCGAGCTTGGATGTCGAGGTTCCAATCGGTCTGGGCTATAACTTCAAAGGAAAGTCACCAATATCGGCAGCTTTTAACAACTACGGTGGTAATGAAGGCGGCGACATTACGGTCGGTGTTGTGGGGACCTATCAGCAGGCGTGGACGATCGGCGTGAACGCGACTCACTTCTTTGGAAGTGAATCGTCGAATTACTATTCAGGTCGTGATTTTTTGATGGCTTCCGTTAGTCGCTCCTTCTAATATTCAGGTATCCATTTATGAATAATTACAAAATCAAATGTTTACTGTCAATCGCGGTGCTGACGGCACTGATCAGTGCTCCTGCGCGGGCCGCAGTGACTTCTGCCGAGGCGGCGAAGTTAGGGAGCGAATTGACCCCCTTGGGAGCCGAGCGAGCAGGTAATGCCGAAGGCAGTATTCCTGAGTGGACGGGGGGGTACAAAGGCGTACCAGCGGGGCATAAACCCGGCAGCATGATTGCTGATCCGTTCCCGGACGAAAAGCCGACGCTGGTCATCACCGGCAAAAACGTCGCGTCTTACAAGGAGCGGTTGTCTCAAAGCGTTGTGAAAATGCTGGAGCAAAATCCTGAGTGGCGCTTGGATATCTATCCAACCCATCGTACCGCGTCGGCGCCAGATGCTTTTTATAACTACACAGAGCAGAATGCGGTCACGGCGCAGTTGAGTGGCGACGGTATTGGCGTCAAGAATGCCTATGGTGGTATTCCGTTTCCATTACCCAAAAACGGTTCGGAAGTTCTTTGGAACCATTTTCTCTCATGGAAAGGGGTCGGGGTGGAAATGGAGGGTGGCATGTACATGGTGGATGCCAAAGGACGGTCTTCATTGACGGCTGCGTTAAAGATGGATGGTTTCTATCGATATGCCTTGCCGGGCGGGGAAAAAGATTTCGATGGCTTCTTCCAATGGCATAGATCGCTGACGACTGCGCCTGGACGGAGCGCCGGCGAAGCGCTCGTAGGCATCTGGCCACAGGACTTTACGGTTCAGCAACCGGGGTCATGGCAATATATGCCCGGACAGCGTCGAGTTCGAAAGCTGCCTAATGTGCAGTTCGATACGCCGAATTTCCTCATGTCGGGGTTAACCCAGTTCGACGAGGCATATGGGTTCTTTGGCTCGCCCGAACAATATAATTGGAAGCTTGTAGGGAAGAAGGAGATGTATATACCCTATAATACCAACAAGCTTTTTTCTGCAACGCCTGATGCGCTCATGACACCTAAAGTTCTCAATCCCGATTTTATCCGTTGGGAACTGCATCGTGTCTGGGAGGTTGAGGCCTCACTCAAAACCGGCTTTCGAAATGTGGTGCCCAAGCGAACGGTCTACATGGACGAAGATACCTGGGGCATTGTGCTTGCAGACCTCTGGGATTCACAAGGCAAGCTCTATCGCGGGGCCATCAACTATCCTGTAGTGAATTACGACCTGCCCGGCGTAGTGTTGCGACCTTTCATGTCAGTAGATTTCCAGCAGCAGGCTTACACGCTCGGTGAGCTCCTAAGCAAATACTTGCCCGTCACTCCAAAGCCTCGTTCTTTCTATTCCGCGGAAGCGTTGGTCCAAGACGCCCTGCGTTGAAAACTGGTCCTGGGCGGTCATCGCCGCTCAGCGCCAAAAATGCTAGGAGTAGACAATGAGTTCAATGAGTATGCGTGCCATTAGCTGGCTGAGCGTGTTGTGCATGATCGTAACCGCATGTCAGGTAAATGCGGGAAACGGCCGGCCCGCTGTCCTCGACAGCCCAGCTCGTGAAGTGATGCATCCTGCCGCGACGTTTCTTCTTGATGTGACGGCAGCAGGGGCGCGCCTGGTGGCGGTAGGCGAGTCAGGACGTATCATTTTGTCAGATGACCAGGGGAAGCATTGGCGCCAAGCGGAGGTTCCCACCAGCGTGTTATTGACCGCCGTTGAATTCGCCAATGAGAAAGTTGGATGGGCAGTCGGTCATTCTGGAATCGTGCTTCGGACTGACGATGGAGGAGAAAATTGGCATCGGCAGTTGGACGGTGTCCAGGCAGCGCAGCTGGTTTATGACGCCGTAGCTAAATCGCGCCTGTTGGAGCCAACGCATACCAAAGGTATGAGTATTGGACAAGCAAAGCGGTTAATCGATGATGGTCCAGATAAGCCTCTACTTGCTATTAAAGTGGAAGATGCTAACCGAGTAACAGTCGTGGGCGCTTTTGGATTTGCGTTTCGCACTGTAGATGGGGGTGAGCAATGGTTCCCCTTGGAGAGCCAGCTCAACAACCCAATGGGCCTCCATTATTACGGCATAGCGAAAGCTTCCGCAGGCTTAGTGCTGGTCGGTGAGCAGGGCATCGTTCAGTACCAAAAAGGAAGCAATGAATTTGTAGCGAGTGCACCCGCTGATGGAACGCTTTTCGGGGTTTTATCACTTGACGAACACGTACTAATTGCGTACGGGTTACGTGGCAAGTTGGTGCGAAGTGCTAATGGTGGGCAGACTTGGAATAGTGTGCAAAGCGGCGTTGAAGCGTCAATTCAAGCAGGAACTATTCTGTCCAATGGCGCTGTTTTGCTAGTGGCTGAAAACGGCCGGATGATTGCGAGTAAAGATCAAGGACATACCTTCACGGTGTTACCGGCCCTCATTCAGCCTACAGCTGACATCGTTTCTGTTTCCGAAAAAAGCATTATGTCGGTTGGACCGCACGGCGCCCAAACCGTTCCTGTGCCCTGAGATATGACACTATGAAAATCAATATTGATTCGGCAACGAAACGCTCCGATTTTGACCCCGCCGGCGGAACGGTGCTTGAGCGTGTTTTGTTCAATAATCGATTGCTTGTGGTGCTAGTGTGTAGCATCGTATCGATCCTTTTAGGATGGAGTGCGCGCGCTGTAGACATCAACGCAAGCTTCAAGGCGGTCATCCCTATCGACCATCCTTATATCCAGAATTACCTCAATAATGAGGCTGATCTTCAGGGGTTGGGTAATACCTTCAGAGTAGTGGTTTCTACAGAAGGCGGGACAATTTTAGATGCTGAATACTTGGAGACGTTACGAAAAATAAATGATGAAATCCTCACCATCCCTGGAGTTGAACGCCCTTTCCTGCAGTCCCTCTGGACCCGCAGTACACGTTGGCTGATGGTTACTGAGCTGGGGATAGATGGCGGCCCTGTCATGCCCGATACATTTGACGGCAGCGCCACAAGTCTCGAGGAACTAAGACTTAATATTCTCCGTTCGGGTGAGATTGGGAAGTTGGTAGCCGCTGATTTCCAATCTAGCGCCATCGTGGTCCCGCTATTGGAGTACGACGCCCAAGCCCAGGAAGCACTTCACTATGGAGATCTCTCTAAGCGATTGGAGGCGATCAGGAAGAAATATGAGGGAAATGGCATTACCATCCACATCGTCGGGTT harbors:
- a CDS encoding SDR family NAD(P)-dependent oxidoreductase, with translation MSTASRLFDVSGQICVVTGGASGIGLACAEALAENGAKVILMDINAQLLDQTVSSLTGQGFEVRGEIVDVSNHASVANAFQNTINHYGRLDVVFANAGIDAGPGFLGLQGERLKEGALENLDHLNWQRVMAINLNGVLHCLQESAKYMKPQGSGKIVVTTSIASLRSVAWVGTPYLAAKAAGSHLMRQAALELAKYNIQVNAIAPGPFATNIADGHAGLPEVRELLEAGNPQHRVAKTSEIKGVALLLASAASSFMTGSEIVVDGGAILGQAD
- a CDS encoding DUF1329 domain-containing protein, with amino-acid sequence MNNYKIKCLLSIAVLTALISAPARAAVTSAEAAKLGSELTPLGAERAGNAEGSIPEWTGGYKGVPAGHKPGSMIADPFPDEKPTLVITGKNVASYKERLSQSVVKMLEQNPEWRLDIYPTHRTASAPDAFYNYTEQNAVTAQLSGDGIGVKNAYGGIPFPLPKNGSEVLWNHFLSWKGVGVEMEGGMYMVDAKGRSSLTAALKMDGFYRYALPGGEKDFDGFFQWHRSLTTAPGRSAGEALVGIWPQDFTVQQPGSWQYMPGQRRVRKLPNVQFDTPNFLMSGLTQFDEAYGFFGSPEQYNWKLVGKKEMYIPYNTNKLFSATPDALMTPKVLNPDFIRWELHRVWEVEASLKTGFRNVVPKRTVYMDEDTWGIVLADLWDSQGKLYRGAINYPVVNYDLPGVVLRPFMSVDFQQQAYTLGELLSKYLPVTPKPRSFYSAEALVQDALR
- a CDS encoding aromatic ring-hydroxylating dioxygenase subunit alpha, with translation MYLHECWYVAAWDHEINDGLVARTIIDEPIVLYRMANGAIAALQDRCCHRSAPLSIGRKEGDCVRCMYHGLKFDSSGKCTEIPGQDVIPAQACVRSFPVIERDSWVWVWLGDPKAADPALIPPAVGHDHPDWIFRSGSIEYQANYLLVNDNLLDFSHLYFLHPESFGMSEDWAHVRPTVSRLDRGVRVQRWLPAQPTPNHIKGVVESETVDIFTAYDYLAPGVMVMNSYAFPRGTLESFNGEQPQGIAPITHDVTCQAITPTNENNSRYFFSWAPNRHALAGCSEKLADDMIAIARMAFEEDRIMIEAQARVLQQTPNPKQIPIAFDTALSMMRWVLDKLKKEELSAAHKDQTLS
- a CDS encoding DUF1302 domain-containing protein; protein product: MSKNKPDSLAKTNNIRPASSLPAAALLSMAFATWGISAPSSAVQFQVDEVDVNWTNTFKYSLGTRLTDPTEKNLANPNADDPDQNFEQGSLIMNRFDWLSEFSARWQNIGLNLSGAAWYDNVYNQSNDNKSPSSFNPYSVEHDHFTEQTEKWAGKKIELMNAFVSGQFTPLDVPVSMRLGQHTLIWGESLFITDNGVAAGMAPVDAYKALSVPNIKAQEVFLPTNQLSLSVLLSDSWVVEGYYQFEWEKTRIPPVGSYLSSVDILDEGGERIIAGAGTFFYRGADKTPDAAQYGLSVRWRPVDLNLDMGVYALRYNDKTPRVNTILSGGFDPVTGSIGEYYLDYKEHIDLYGVSANMSFGALNLGGEVSYRNGVALRAAGDVLTPDVLGNTLHAQLSAVWVGNAGVAWDGVSIAAELAGHRLLEVTKNEQQRDTTLDDSAYGIRGVTTFKYFQVLPSLDVEVPIGLGYNFKGKSPISAAFNNYGGNEGGDITVGVVGTYQQAWTIGVNATHFFGSESSNYYSGRDFLMASVSRSF
- a CDS encoding antitoxin Xre/MbcA/ParS toxin-binding domain-containing protein, giving the protein MRRRHEILITGEQVFGNRELAETWFTKPAIGLGRRLPCMLLKTKNGYTELAEFLVRLDYGVY
- a CDS encoding DNA-binding protein; protein product: MARAGINKALVQRARDALLARGLSPSIEAVRAELGHTGSKTTILRYLRELDVAEPHPPQVNLSEELQALLQSLAERLANEAQATVAADRARLERQQAAYQQQRAVEAARFEQLQVAHTAEIEAHRQLRLREVQLTDQLQLTEGERRRLEEACRQQLQLLEERATTIHSLETKHQQARESLEHFRQQHQVQRQEELQRHDQQLSQLQAEVRGLREQLAVRQEELTQLYRDLERSTSTEGYQQQQLRQLERELNAAQQHLAAEKLQMNQAHQQAEMMASEITLLREKSRSYLLAHRHDQRLLRAQAQQLARLQGVVEPGSSDSPIPQ
- a CDS encoding site-specific integrase; translation: MDTSPDRYLQAARRASTERRYAQAIAHFETEWGGLLPASSESVVRYLTHYGDQLTSRTLRVNLAALARWHQQLGFTDPTKSYRVRDTLKGIQALHPQPVKQAEALALHELELCINQLAEEFADPLPVVRLRAARDQALILLGFWRAFRSDELSRLRIEHIQWRQAQGLELFLPSSKSDRSNRGRVVKVPALKRLCPVAAYEVWLEESGLTEGALFRSIDRWGHIGKQALNANSLSRLLRQVFLRSGVDPEGYSAHSLRRGFATWASENQWSSKALMDYVGWRDVQTAARYIESDAPFGKWRR
- a CDS encoding AraC family transcriptional regulator gives rise to the protein MDLLGEVLLSLKVESNSGGIYTLGNPWGLSVPAFPVASAYALFCLDVPMWLMASNQAPVRLEPGDSVLLLHGIAYRVASSPDSDCVDLMEYWHANELPKLVAGKSQAAPISGLELGEGEKVGCMMILAFLLQAAQSNPLLHALPSVIHLKASTSGIFPSIGSLVEFLVEEETASRPGYVATAAHISNLIISSFIRAYALSAPQDRSGWLKGIADRRIRQALAAMHARPGDPWTTDSLAVESSMSRHTFGRRFTRLVGQSPIDYLIDLRMQIAAEHLRAGRPVARVAEAVGYNSERAFREVFRKRFGVSPLRYSKVED